TGCTCTCTAAGTTTCCTGATGCCGTTGTCGAGTTGGCGCTTGGTCTCGTCCGTGACCTCGATCTGGTAGTCGCCGTAAACCGTCGGGTCCGTCTTTCCGGCCTTGAAGGACCCTTTCTTCTCGAGAAGGGGCTTTTTCGGCTCCGGTTTCGGCCGCTCCTGAGCGGCCGCGGCGATTTCTTCGGTGACAGGATGGGGCACGAGCACCGTCTCTTTGTCTCCGGCCCTCAGTTTCGGTAGCCTGTCGTCGGACAGGCCGACCTTTGTCGGCTCCTGTTGCGGGGCGCAACCGACCGAAAGAAGGACCGCGAAGGCGGCTCCCACGGCGAACACCGTCGTCCGTTTCACGCTACGCCTGCCGGGTCGAAGATCGAGAGGCCGGCCTTGTTCCAATCGTCGAGGAAGCGTTGAAGGCCGCTGTCGGTCAGAGGGTGCTTGAAGAGCTGCTTCATCACGGACAACGGCATGGTCGCCACGTGGGCCCTCGCCGCCACAGACTGCACGACGTGTTGGGGGTGCCTCACGCTGGCGACGAGGACTTCGCTCTCGAAACCATAAGACTCGACCATGTCGACCGTCGCCGCCACGGCTTCCATTCCGTCGCCGCTGATGTCGTCGACCCGGCCGACGAAGTTGCTGATGTACGTCGCCCCGGCTTTGGCCGCCAAGAGGGCTTGGCTGACCGTGAACACTAAGGTTACGTTCGTCCGCACGCCCCGCTCGGTCAGCGTCGACACCAAGCGGACGCCAGGCTCGATCAAAGGCACCTTGACGACGATCTGCTCGTGCCAAGACGAGATTTCTAGGGCTTCCTTGACCATCGTGTCGTAATCGGTCGCCACGACTTCGGCGCTGATCGCACCGCCCGGTACCAGTTCGCAGATCTTGAGGACCGTCTCGCGGAAGCCTTTGCCCGACTTTGCGATCAAGGTCGGGTTCGTCGTGACGCCGTCGATGACGCCCCAGTCGGCCGCTTGGCGCACTTCTTCGATGTCGCCCGTATCGAGGAACAGCTTCATCGCCCTCATTGTACAGGCCTATGGACCCTGGGACGGGGGCACGACCGACCCGGTGCGGCCGTTGTCGGTACGATCAACGGGTGCGACCGTTGGCCGATACCGTCGTCGCGCCGATTACGGGGCTGAACCGGGCGGCCGTCGCCGTCGTCCGGCTCTCGGGGCCAGATTCTTGGAAGATCGCGTCCCAAGTCTTCTCGCCATGGCCAGACCCCACCGTCCCCCGTATGGCGACCTACGGTCGCTTCACGTCCGGTGACGACGGCTTTGTCCTGCCCTTTCAAGCCGGCGCTTCGTACACGGGCGAAGACTCGGTCGAAATGTCGGTCCACGGCTCGCTTGCTTCGGTCCGCCGCCTGAGCGAGGCCTGTTGCGGGCTCGGCGCCCGTCCGGCCGATCCCGGCGAGTTCACGTACCGGGCCTTTCTGAACGGCCGGATCGATCTGACCCAAGCCGAAGGCGTCAGGGACACCGTCGACGCTTTGACGGAAGGACAACTTCGTCAGGCGAACCGTCTGCGCGAAGGGGCCTTGCGACAATCGGTCGACGAAGCCGCCGCACTCGTCCTTGCCGTTTTGGCGGCGGTGGAAGCCGCGACCGATTTCGAGGAGGAGACCGGCCCGCTCGATCGGGACTTGGCGCTCGAGCGATTGGGATCGGCGCAGAACGTCTTGGCTGCCGCTTCCCGGGGGGCGGTCCAAAGCCGCCTCGTCCGTGAGGGCATCACGGTCGCGATCACGGGCCTTCCGAACGCGGGCAAGTCCTCTCTTCTCAACAAGGTCGCGGGGACGGACCGTGCGATCGTGACGCCTGTCCCCGGCACGACGAGGGACACGGTCGAAGCGCTCGTCGAGCACTCAGGGTTGGTCTTGAACCTCGTGGACACGGCCGGGCTTCGGGACACGGACGACCCGGTCGAAGCCCTTGGCGTCCGTCGCAGCCTAGACGCGGTCGCTTCGGCCGACATCGTGTGGTACGTCTACGACGTCAGCGCGGGATGGAGCCAAGAGGACGAGGAAGCGGTGGCCCCGATCGACCGGCCGTGCCTCCGGGTCGCGAACAAGACCGACTTGGCCGAGGCCCCGACGGGCCCGGACTGGGCTGTCAGCGCGACGACGGGCCAAGGGACGCAACGCCTTCTCGACGCTACGGTCGAACAGGCGATGGGAGAGGAATCGGAGCCCGGGCTCCTGAACAAACGCCATGTCCCACTTGTAGAGGCCGCCTCGCAGGCACTGGTCGAAGCGGTTGTAACCCTCCGGACGGGCCGTCCCCACGATCTGGCGGCCGTGCATCTACAAAGCGTCCTCCGGTGCTTCGGAGAGATCACGGGGAGCGTCGCCGACGATTCGCTCCTCGATAAGCTCTTCTCGACGTTTTGCATCGGAAAATAGCCGAACATTCTTCGAATCTTTCGAAGTTGAACGTTTCGTGTCTAATGATCATGATGGCTTTTGCCTAGCATGTTGACTGTCGTCACGCCGATCGCCTAACCGGACGCAAGCCGGATGACGAAGACGCCGAACGATGTTCGGCGGCCAACGGCGGGACGTACTGGCCCGTCAGACCGACCGGCAAGGAGCAGTAGACATATGTATACTCCCCCCAGCAAGCTTATGAAGAGGACGGATCTCGCCCGCACCGCCGACGCGCTCCTGTCTCAGGTCGAGCGCGACGCTTCGGCGCCGCACTACACGGAGAACACGTTCCGTCGCAAGGTGATCGACGCGAACCGTCGGGCGTTCGGGGCACCGTACCCCCTTGGCGGCAAGGAGTGGCACTACCTGCTTCGTCAGGAATGGCGGGAAGTCGTCGAAAGGGCGCGACTGACAGACCGACAGTCGGAAGTCTTGTCGCTTCGGTTGGAGGGCCGTACGTTCGAAGAGATCGGCGTCCGGTACGGACATTCGAAGCAGGGTGCCCAGAACATCTATTTCCAGGCGGCGAAGAAGCTGGTCCGAGCTTGGGCCGACTATCCCTACCGGGGCCTGCACCAAGTGTTCCGTGACGAGGTCCGACGAGGGGCGCCCCGCCCGAAATGACGCGTCAAAGTCCCAGGCAAGAGGACCGGACTGAACCTGTAGGGCGGTCGACAACGTCTACGGATGGACGATCCTGCGGTAACATCGTACCGCTCGTCGGTGTCCCCTTATGTTGAACTGCCAGCAGTGCTCGGCACCCAACAAGCTGAACAGCAAGTTTTGCTGCCAGTGCGGATGGCCCATTTCAGAGGCCGAGAACCGGGCGTATTCACAAGACCTTGACGCCAAAGTCGCGGAAGCTCAACGGCTCTTCGGCGAGAACAAGCTGAGGGACGCGATGATGGTCGCCGAATCCGTATTGACGGGCGACCCCGACAACATCTCGGCTCTGGCTCTCAAGGGCGACTGCCTCGAGCGCGAAGGCGACATCGCCGGCGCCCTTGAGTGTTACGAACACGTGGTCACGTTGAAGCCCGACTCTCCGCTCGACCGCATCCGCGTCGCCCACTTGCGGCGGCTCGATTCCGCCCAGCCCTTAACGATGGAGGACAAGCCCGACCGTCGGAACACCGTTTTCGCCGCGGTCGCTACCGTCGTGATGCTTGCGGCCACGGGGTCGGCCCTCGTCCTTGCCAACCAGAACGTCAAGGTCGCGAGCGAGCCCAAGAAGAAGGAGGCGGAAGTCGTGAGCCGGCCGTTCTTGACACCGGCGCCCGTACCGACTCAAAGCGACAAGGACACGGCGGCAAAGTCGGCGACAAGATCCTCCGAAACCGGTACGTCCAAAGCGGAACAACCTGAGAGCGGTGACGAGACCGAGCGACCGTCGACGGGTATCGACCGGGGCCGCACGAGCAACCATCCCGCTCGAGGCATCGACCCGGTCGGCGACCAACTCGCACGGGCCGCCAACGACAGCGGGTTCCAGCCCGTTTCCCCCGAAGTCACCGTCGTCCAGGACAACACTCCGAAGACCGACGGCGACCCGGCGCCCGTCGCAGAAGATTCCGGACCGAAACCGTCCGAGACCCATGCGACCGCGCGGCCGCCCGTGATCGATATCCGACCGAGCGCCGGCTCTTCCAATACGAACACCGTCAACGGATCGAAGCCGCACGAGAACAACGGCAACGAAGGCAAGACGTTGATCCAGGTCGCTAGAGAGTATTTCCTTGCCGGCGAATACGACAAAGCGGCGAAATCCTATGAACGGGCCCTCAAGCTCGGCGCAAGCCCGGCGAGCGCCAACCATCGTTTAGCCCAGTGCTACGTCAATCTCAACCGGAGGTCTGAGGCCCTCTCAGCCTATAAGAGGGCGCTGGCCGCCTACCAGTCGATGCTCGACCAAGGGGTCGGCGATAAACGGCTCGTCGAGAGCTACATGGCCGAATGCCGTCAGTTCATCAAGATGTTGCAATGAAGGGCCGGGCTGCGAGCCTAGTCTTCTCGTGCTTCTTGGCGTCGGCCGCCTGTGCGGCCCCTGACCTCCTGATCGTCCAGGTCCGGCCCTCAAAGGCTGCCTTGGACTCTTCCCCGCTCCTCGTCGCCCCTTATCTCGCCGAGGAGCTCGACCGTGACGGACGCGTCCGACCCGTCGTCTGGTCGAACACAGATCCCGTATTCCGACAATGGACGGCCTCGCGTCCCGAACAGGACTTCGTGCCGTACCCCGATTTGCGGACGGCCCTCGACGGCGCGCGGTCTCTCGGCGTCGAGCGGGTCTTGGTCGTGCAAGTCTGGAGCGACGGCGGGAGTTTCATCCCGAGCGCCGAACTGTTCGTAGCCGGCCGGAGCCGCTGGCGACTGGGCCCGAAGGATCCGAGCAAGAAGTCGGAACTTCAAGTCTCGGAAGACGGTAAGGTCGACGCCAAAGCGATCCGTGAGTTCTCCTCGAAGATCCCGGGGCTTATCGACTACAGTGTTTTCACGGTCATGACCGACAAAGGCCCCGATTGGGACATGTCGGCCCGGGCCATCTCCCACAGTTGGCGCGTCATCTTGTGCGACGGCCCCCTCAAGGACCTTCCAGCTCGTCCAAGACTGGACGGCGAAGGGACGACGGGCCTGAAAGCGGAAGGCCCCGACCCTCTCCTGGAGGCGGCCCGCCGCGAGGACGTACTGGAGGTCGCCGACTGGCTCCTCGCCGACGGCAAAGCCGCCCAAGCCGTCCGCCTCTTGAGGGCCGCTTGCGACGCACGGCCGTTCGACGGTCCGTTGCGGCTCCACCTGGCGCGGACGCTTGTCCAAGCCGGGCTTCCCGAGGAAGGCGCCGTCGTCGCGGCGGAAGCGGCCAAATTGAACCCTGGCGACCCAGGCGCCCAATTGGCCTGTGCCGAAGCGTGGGTCGCGTCTGGAGAGTCAGGCCGGGCCCTTGCCGCCCTCGATCTCTGCCGCCAGGCCCTGGGAACGACGTCACGGTTCCGCCATGTCGAAGCCGACGTCGACCTCCTTTCCGGCGATCCTCAGAAAGCCGCCGCTGTTTACGCCCAAGTGGCCGAGCCGAGGTCTGCGCTCCGGCTGGCCGTCGCTTACGCCTTGATGGGCGAGCCTGAACGATGTGCCGAGGCGCTCAAATCGGCACCGGCCGGCCCGGTTCCCATCGACCAGTACGAGAGCATCGTCTTGTTCCTGGAGAGGGCATTGCCGACTCTCACCGAGACACTGAAAGCGACTGTTCCGACGGCCCGGACCAAAGAGGGTGATCCGGCGGTCCTGGCTTCTGCCCAACGCACCGCCCGGTTGACGGAATCGATGCGCGTCCTCGTGGCAGGGTTGACCGCCCCAAAGCGTTATGCGGATTCGCACGAGAGCCGGAGGCTGGCACACATCTTGCTCGCTCAGGCCGCTCTAGAGGCGCTCAAATTCGTCGAGACGAACGACCCCGAGATCGCGGAAGAAGCCCTGGCATCGTTGGGACAAGCCATGAAGCTTCAGCCGCGGGTCCGGCAGATGTTCGGTCTGGAACGGAAGTACGGCGCCTAGAGGCGCCCGATGCCTGACAACCTCGACATCCTCCTCACTTTCCTGCTTGCCGTCACCGTCTCCCTCGCACTGACGACGGTCGTCCTCCGCTTCCGACGATCGGGCCGGGCGCAGGTCCTCGACGTTCCCATCGGTGCCAACCTCAAGCTGCTGTGTCCTGGAGGCGCGTACCGCTGCCGCGTCCTCGCTTCCGGCCCCGACGGGATCCTGGTCAGCGCCCCGCTCCACGACGACCGTTACGTCCCCTTGCGACCTGGCGAACACGTCGTCGGTCAATGCGGCGTCACCGAAGGGCTTTTGACGTTCCACACCGCCGTCGTTTCACGAGACGGCGCCGCCCATACGGTGCTGTTGGCCGCGGCCAAAGCCTATCGTAGGTCGGACAGGCGTGAGGAAGGCCGGACGACGCTGTTCAAAGGCCAGTCCTTCCGTTTCGGAGGATCGTCGGGCGAGATCGTCGATTCGAGCCACAACGGAATCCGGTTCTTGACGAAGTCCGACCCCTCCCCCGGCGAACTGATCGCGCTCGACCTGCCCCAGGGCCTTGGCGAGGCCCGAGGATTCGTGCTCGACAGCACCCCCGCATACGTCTCGGGCGGACAGGGACGGGACGTCCGCGTCCGGCTAGAGGACGCCGTTCACGGCCTTGGCCCTCAGGGCCGCCCAGCGGTCATGTGACCCGAGACGTAGACGCTGACCGGCGCCGAGTCGCCAGGGTTCCCGGCATACACTTGGAAGTCGGCGCGGTGACCGGGCACGATCGCACCTTGATCGTCGTCTCCGTTCGCCCCCGCACCGTCTTTGGTGGCCATGCGGACGGCTTCTTCGAGGGACACGCTTTCGGAGGGGTCGAACCCTGACGGGCGGTCGACGGCGGAACGGATACCGTCCCATGGGTCTCCAGGGACGATCGGACGGTCGCTGCTGAAACTGAGACGCAGGCCCGCGTCCAAGACAGACCTCGTCCGCTTGATGGTCGCGGCCCTTTCGGGCCCAAGCTGTTTCATGTAGGCGTGGCCGAAGCGGAGCAAGAACTCAGGTTGCATCGTGACGGACGGATCCAGGCGGGCCAACCGCGCGATCTGACCGTCGCTGAGCAGCATCGCGTGTTCCACGCGGTGCCGCCTCGCATCGGCGGTCTCCTCGTAAGCCGACATGACGAGGTCGGTCGAACGGTCGCCGATCGTGTGCACGGCGAGTCGGTAGCCCCGGCCGTCGGCCGTCCGGACCATGTCCTTGAACCTATCAGGCGCGTAGATCAATTGACCGTCGCCTCCGGTCGTCAGGAACGATCCGTAAATGGCGGCCGTCGCCGACCCGATCGCACCGTCTGCGAAGATCTTCAGCCCCTCCAGCCGGCACGACGCCGGGTCCATCGCTCCCGTAAGCTCGTCGAGGCGCCCTTGATCGAGGGCCCGCCGACCCAAGACGGTGCCCCATTGGGCGAACAAGCGGATCCTGACCGCGCAACCCTTCTCGGCAGCCGACTTGTAAGCGGTGAGTTCCCGTTCCAAGTTCCACCGTCCGGTCATCATGTCCGTCGCGCACGTGATACCGAGCGCGGCCATCTTCTCTCCGGCCCGGAGGACGGCGTCCGTCATCTCTTCGAGCGTCGGCTCGGGCGCCTTGGCCGTGACCGTCTCATGGGCCCGTTCCAAAAGGACCCCGGTCAACCGACCGGACGCGTCGCGGACGAACGCCCCGCCGTTCGGGTCGGCGACGTCTTCGGCTACGCCTGCGACTTCGAGGGCCTTCGAGTTGGCGACGCTCGCGTGCCCGCTCGAGTGTCTCAACAGCACGGGCCTGTCGGAAACGACTCGGTCGATGTCGTCCCGCGTCAAGTGGACGCTGTCGGAGAACCGCGTCTGGTCGTATTGGACGGCCAAGAGCCAACCGTCGGGCCGCTCGCGGTGCCAATCGGCGACCGCTTCCAACATCTCTTCGCGCGTCCCGTGCGGGGTCAAGTCGAGTTTGAGGAGGTCCAGTCCGGTCGGAAGAATGTGGCAGTGGGCGTCGACGAATCCGGGAAGGACCACGGCCGCCGCGAGGTCGACCGTCTCGTCCGCCTTCGGTGAAGCACCGTCCGTGACTTCGACGAACCGGCCGTTGGCGACGCTGAACGACAGCGGCGCTCCGAATATCGTCCGACCGTTGACGTAGGCCTTCGTCATCGCCCCAGCCTCGTCAAGACGTCGATGAGGACGAACGCGAACAGGCCGATGGACACAAACCCGTTGAGGGTGAAGAAGGCCATATCGACTTTCGAGAGGTCGTCCGGACGGACAAGACTCTGTTCGTAAGCCAGAAGCACGGCGGCGAGCCCGACTCCGACCCAGGCCCAGGAGCCTCCTCCGTTAGCCATGACCGCCGCCGCCAAGGATGCGACGGCAAGGACGTGACAGATCCGACTGACGACCAGCGCCCGCTTCTTTCCAAGAGTCTGTGGCAGGCTCCGGAGGTGATGGTCCGAGTCGAACTTTTCGTCTTGTAGGCTGTAAATGACGTCGAAACCCGCCGTCCAAAAGAGGACGCTCGAGGTCAGCCAGAGGATGCCGGGATCAAGGCGGCCGGCGACGGCGATCCAGGACGCGGCCGGCGCGATGCCGAGGCTTAACCCGAGCACAAAGTGGCACAGGGGCGTGAAGCGCTTGGTCACGGAGTAAAGGAGCGTGACGCCCAAGGCGATCGGGCTCAAAACGAGGGCCAGAGGATTGAGCCCGGCGCACGCAGCGAAGAACAGGGCGCAGCTTCCGTAGAAGTAGAGGTTCGACGTCCGGAGGCTCAAAAGACCGGACGGGATCGCGCGGGCCTTAGTTCTGGGGTTGAGGGCGTCGATGTCGCGGTCGGCGATCCGGTTGAAGGCCATCGCCGCGCTCCGGCACGACACCATCGCGACCAGGACGAGACCGAATGTCCGCCAGCCGGGCCACGGCGTCCCGTTCGTGGCCGTCGACGCCCACATCATGCCGATCAGCGCGTGCGGCAGAGCGAACACGCTGTGCTCGATCTTGATCATCTCAAGATAGGCCCGGAAGCCGTGCCAGCCTCTTGCCGCGGTCGCCATCCGCCTGAGTATGAAGGAAGCCGGGATCCAGGTGTTCCAAGACCCGGCTTAGACCGGTTTCAAGGGACGCAGCTTATTCTTCGGGCCTCTCGATGGCAGGGCCGCCTCTGTCAGGCGACGACCGGGTCCGGAACGGGACGATAAACGATCCGCCTCCACTGTTCACGAACACGGCGTCCCGTCCCGGTACGAACCCATAGGCCTTCACGTCATAGCCCAGAAAGACGAGCGCAGAATCAGGCGTCCGGGCGTCGGAACGCGCCGAGCCTGGAGCCGGATCCAACCAGAGTGCAGAGGCGAACACGTCCGATCCGTTCCGCTTGAGGTTCTCACTCTTCTCGTAGACCCTCATCGTCCCCTTGGACAGCAAAGGGCATGGGTCGATGTGGACCGGAGTTTGCACGCGGCTCTCGCGACCGTGACCGTCGATCATCGTCCATGCCCCCTCTTCCTGGACGAGGAACCGTCCGTTCGGATCCCATCCGCTCGTCGCACGCGGGTTGCGGACCGGGGTCACCACCCCCTCCGACGTCAGGACGCACGATCCCAGATACGTCATGGTCGCGGACGCGTTCGTCAGAGGGACCAGAGACAGAGAGAACGCGACGTCGCCCACGGTCATTCCGGGAGGAGCTTGGAGCCTCCTCCATGTCCGGTGTTCCCAGTCCAAAACTTCCAACGCACCGTCGACTTCGCCGAGGCACGCCAGTTCGCGCCCGTTGTTGAGGAAGAGGACCGGAAGGGCCTCTGCAAGATGATCCGGCCCTTGTCGGTAAAGGGTCTTGTCCCCGTCCGTCTGGCGGACCTCGAACGTCAATTTTTCGCCATCCGGAACGATCACGGCATAGAGCCGACCGTCCGGGCTGAAGCACGAAAAGACCGCGTCCGGTGGTTGGATCTGGCGAGGGGTGTCGAGAACGACGTCGGAACCTGCCGTCTGCAGGATCCGGTCCGTCGACGCGCATCCGGCAGCGACCACAGCCGCCGAGACACACGCGAGATACGGAAGATATCGCATGCTGAACCTCCGTTCGGAGCAACCCTGCGAAAGCCCCGAACGTTCCCTCGGTTTTCCACCAGGCTCTCGAACGGCCAGAATAGGTAAAGGCGTGTTCTTCCACGACGTCCGTGCCGAATCCTATGACTTCGGGCCGCAGCACCCGTTGCGGCCGGAACGGCTGTCCCGGACGATGGCCCTGTTACGACATGTCGCGCCTGGGCTCGAAGTCCACGTCCCGCCACCCGCCACTCGGGCCGACGCTCTGAGGGTGCATTCCGAGGCGTACGTCGAGGCGGTCGAGGCACTCGGAGCCGACCCGAAAGCCCGAGGTGGAGCGGCCTATGGATTCGGGCCAGGCGACAATCCGCCCTTTACCGGCATGTACGAGGCCGCACTCCACTATTCCGCCGCCGCCGCAGAAGGCGCCCGTCGGGTCGCCGACGGCCTCCCTTTGGCCTGCGCGATCACGGGCGGGCTTCATCACGCCCGTCGGGAGGAAGCAAGCGGCTTTTGCATCTTTAACGACCCGGCCATCGCCTGTAGTATCTTGCGGGACAGGTTCGACCGGGTCGCGTATGTCGATATCGACCTTCATCACGGTGACGGCGTGCAATGGATCTTTTATGACGATCCTTCGGTCTTGACCTATTCGGTCCACGAGTCGGGACGGACGCTCTACCCGGGAACGGGATTCGTCAGAGAGTCCGGCGCAGGCCAGACGAAAGTCAACGTCCCTTTGGCCGCAGGTACGAGCGGCGACGTTTGGGCCGATGCCGTCGCTCGGACTCTTCCCGCCGCACTCGAGGCCTTCCTCCCTCAAGCCGTCGTGTTCCAGACGGGTGCCGATCCGCACGTCCTTGATCCTTTGGGCCATCTCGAAGTTTTGGCGCAGGACTGGTTGGACGTCGTCCGCCTCGTCAAATCGTTCGGACTGCCGACCGTCATGGTCGGTGGCGGCGGATACGAACGGACGACCGTGCCCCGCATGTGGACGGCGGCAGTGTTGACGATGAGCGGGATCGACTTCGATGACCGGCTTGGTGGTCCGGACGACGTGCTCGACGACGGAACCGGCCGTACGTACCGTCTGGCAGACCTAGCGCCCGCGTGCCGGTTCAGTGACGACGTCCAGACGGTCGACCGCGGTCAAGGCCGGTCTCACGCCGAAGCGGTCGTTCAGGACGTCCTGGCGTCCGTCATATCGAGGATGGGTCGTCCGTAGACGGACCGACGGCCATCATCTCCCGGATCAACGATTCCAAGGAGCAAGCCGCGCCATCAGACCGATGTCGTTCGTTTCCGGCAGGTCCAAGCCTGGCGGAACACTCGCGATCAGCGGGTTCGTAGAGCTCGAGTTCGTCTCCGGTATAGGCTCTGCCCTCGGACGTCCGCATCGCGTGCATCTTGCCCCAGCAGCGAGCGGCCTCCGGGTAGAGGCCGAGCTTGACGAGACAGCATCCTAAGGTCAGAAAGAACCACTTCGTCCCTTCCGTGAAGCCCGCCTTCGAAGCGGAAGCCAGGCATTTCTGATGCGAGCCTAACGCCTTCTCGAAAGCTCCGGTCCGGTATTGGGATTCGCCGTGCTGCCAGTGGACGATAGAGGCCAACTTTGGGTTGTCAAGCAGGTCGCACAATCCGAACGCTTCTTGGAAACACTCGTCGGACGCCTTAGGGTTTCCATTGATGGCTTGTTCGGTCCCGAGGTCCGTCAGGCACCAAGCCAGCGTTTCAGGATCGTCGACCGTCCTTGCTGCGGCGACAGCCTTCTCAAGCCGTTCGGCAGCCGAACGATAGTCCTTGACGCTGTTGGCGTTCATCGCCCAGTCCCGATAGCAGTCGGCGAGAGACTTTGGG
Above is a genomic segment from Armatimonadota bacterium containing:
- the fsa gene encoding fructose-6-phosphate aldolase; its protein translation is MKLFLDTGDIEEVRQAADWGVIDGVTTNPTLIAKSGKGFRETVLKICELVPGGAISAEVVATDYDTMVKEALEISSWHEQIVVKVPLIEPGVRLVSTLTERGVRTNVTLVFTVSQALLAAKAGATYISNFVGRVDDISGDGMEAVAATVDMVESYGFESEVLVASVRHPQHVVQSVAARAHVATMPLSVMKQLFKHPLTDSGLQRFLDDWNKAGLSIFDPAGVA
- the mnmE gene encoding tRNA uridine-5-carboxymethylaminomethyl(34) synthesis GTPase MnmE, encoding MRPLADTVVAPITGLNRAAVAVVRLSGPDSWKIASQVFSPWPDPTVPRMATYGRFTSGDDGFVLPFQAGASYTGEDSVEMSVHGSLASVRRLSEACCGLGARPADPGEFTYRAFLNGRIDLTQAEGVRDTVDALTEGQLRQANRLREGALRQSVDEAAALVLAVLAAVEAATDFEEETGPLDRDLALERLGSAQNVLAAASRGAVQSRLVREGITVAITGLPNAGKSSLLNKVAGTDRAIVTPVPGTTRDTVEALVEHSGLVLNLVDTAGLRDTDDPVEALGVRRSLDAVASADIVWYVYDVSAGWSQEDEEAVAPIDRPCLRVANKTDLAEAPTGPDWAVSATTGQGTQRLLDATVEQAMGEESEPGLLNKRHVPLVEAASQALVEAVVTLRTGRPHDLAAVHLQSVLRCFGEITGSVADDSLLDKLFSTFCIGK
- a CDS encoding tetratricopeptide repeat protein → MLNCQQCSAPNKLNSKFCCQCGWPISEAENRAYSQDLDAKVAEAQRLFGENKLRDAMMVAESVLTGDPDNISALALKGDCLEREGDIAGALECYEHVVTLKPDSPLDRIRVAHLRRLDSAQPLTMEDKPDRRNTVFAAVATVVMLAATGSALVLANQNVKVASEPKKKEAEVVSRPFLTPAPVPTQSDKDTAAKSATRSSETGTSKAEQPESGDETERPSTGIDRGRTSNHPARGIDPVGDQLARAANDSGFQPVSPEVTVVQDNTPKTDGDPAPVAEDSGPKPSETHATARPPVIDIRPSAGSSNTNTVNGSKPHENNGNEGKTLIQVAREYFLAGEYDKAAKSYERALKLGASPASANHRLAQCYVNLNRRSEALSAYKRALAAYQSMLDQGVGDKRLVESYMAECRQFIKMLQ
- a CDS encoding flagellar brake domain-containing protein translates to MPDNLDILLTFLLAVTVSLALTTVVLRFRRSGRAQVLDVPIGANLKLLCPGGAYRCRVLASGPDGILVSAPLHDDRYVPLRPGEHVVGQCGVTEGLLTFHTAVVSRDGAAHTVLLAAAKAYRRSDRREEGRTTLFKGQSFRFGGSSGEIVDSSHNGIRFLTKSDPSPGELIALDLPQGLGEARGFVLDSTPAYVSGGQGRDVRVRLEDAVHGLGPQGRPAVM
- a CDS encoding amidohydrolase, with the protein product MTKAYVNGRTIFGAPLSFSVANGRFVEVTDGASPKADETVDLAAAVVLPGFVDAHCHILPTGLDLLKLDLTPHGTREEMLEAVADWHRERPDGWLLAVQYDQTRFSDSVHLTRDDIDRVVSDRPVLLRHSSGHASVANSKALEVAGVAEDVADPNGGAFVRDASGRLTGVLLERAHETVTAKAPEPTLEEMTDAVLRAGEKMAALGITCATDMMTGRWNLERELTAYKSAAEKGCAVRIRLFAQWGTVLGRRALDQGRLDELTGAMDPASCRLEGLKIFADGAIGSATAAIYGSFLTTGGDGQLIYAPDRFKDMVRTADGRGYRLAVHTIGDRSTDLVMSAYEETADARRHRVEHAMLLSDGQIARLARLDPSVTMQPEFLLRFGHAYMKQLGPERAATIKRTRSVLDAGLRLSFSSDRPIVPGDPWDGIRSAVDRPSGFDPSESVSLEEAVRMATKDGAGANGDDDQGAIVPGHRADFQVYAGNPGDSAPVSVYVSGHMTAGRP
- a CDS encoding UbiA family prenyltransferase, whose translation is MATAARGWHGFRAYLEMIKIEHSVFALPHALIGMMWASTATNGTPWPGWRTFGLVLVAMVSCRSAAMAFNRIADRDIDALNPRTKARAIPSGLLSLRTSNLYFYGSCALFFAACAGLNPLALVLSPIALGVTLLYSVTKRFTPLCHFVLGLSLGIAPAASWIAVAGRLDPGILWLTSSVLFWTAGFDVIYSLQDEKFDSDHHLRSLPQTLGKKRALVVSRICHVLAVASLAAAVMANGGGSWAWVGVGLAAVLLAYEQSLVRPDDLSKVDMAFFTLNGFVSIGLFAFVLIDVLTRLGR
- a CDS encoding acetoin utilization protein AcuC, whose product is MFFHDVRAESYDFGPQHPLRPERLSRTMALLRHVAPGLEVHVPPPATRADALRVHSEAYVEAVEALGADPKARGGAAYGFGPGDNPPFTGMYEAALHYSAAAAEGARRVADGLPLACAITGGLHHARREEASGFCIFNDPAIACSILRDRFDRVAYVDIDLHHGDGVQWIFYDDPSVLTYSVHESGRTLYPGTGFVRESGAGQTKVNVPLAAGTSGDVWADAVARTLPAALEAFLPQAVVFQTGADPHVLDPLGHLEVLAQDWLDVVRLVKSFGLPTVMVGGGGYERTTVPRMWTAAVLTMSGIDFDDRLGGPDDVLDDGTGRTYRLADLAPACRFSDDVQTVDRGQGRSHAEAVVQDVLASVISRMGRP